CGCCGCAAAAAGCAGTTTCGTGAGGATACCTTCGATGACTTCGAACGCGAGCAGGAGCTCTTAGCCAACTGGATCGTCAAAAAGCAGTTTCAGCCACTGCGCGATTTTATTCGGGAACTACAATTTATTGATACGCGCGCTATTTACCGCCAGCTCTTCTTGTCACCTGACTTGCTCGGGACGCTTGCGCCAGACACACTCCAACACGATGTATTGGACAATTGGCCCGCAGTGTGCGAACAGACAACAGAGCGTTTAGAGCAACAGTATTTGGCATGTGAAGATATCCCTCCTTATTTGTATTTACAGGAACGATTGGAGGGTAAGCAGACGAACAACCTCGTCCGTCATGTCTTTCTCGATGAAGCCCAGGACTACTCCGCCTTTCAGTTCGCTCTCATCAAGAGCTTGTTTCCCCGTGCCAAAATGACCGTGCTGGGAGACTGGAATCAGGCGATTTACGCCCATGCGTATCACCAGAATAGCTTTGATGCTGTCACATCCCTGTTTGAGCCTGAAAAGACGGAGACCTTCGTCCTGACCAAAAGCTACCGCTCCACCTATCCCATCGTCTTGTTTACACGACAACTTTTGCGAAACGGGGATATGATTGAGCCATTTATGCGCGACGGTCGCTTGCCAACGCTAACCAAAGTGACATCACCTCAAGCTCATACCGATCAAATCGAAGCGCGCATACGTGAGCTCGCCGATCGTGGTCATCAGACGATCGCTGTTATCACCAAAACGCTAGAGGAAGCCCAAGCCGTCCATGACGCTTTGCAAGAGAGATTGCCGATTCGCTTGATCAAGCCCGCTACTCTTTCCTTTGAGAAGGGAATCTTGATCATTCCCTCTTACTTGGCAAAAGGGGTCGAGTTCGATGCGGTCATCCTTTATGATGCTTCGGCCACATGCTATGGCGAAGAAAGTGAACGCAAGCTTTTTTACACGGCATGTACACGTGCCATGCACGAGCTGCACCTTTACTATTCGGGTGAAAAAAGTCCATTTTTAGAAAACGTTTCTCCTGAGTATTACGAGCTGTTTGTTTAAAAAAAGAGATCCAGCTGACCACTTACTGGTTCAGCCGGATCTCTTTTTCACCTTTTTAGACCCACACAAATCGTGACAAGCAACAGGATCAAATTCAGCTCATAACCGCCAACAAACCCTTTCGCCCATTTCACCGTCACAATTGCTCCTGCCATGATCGCAGCTAATCCCCAGGCAGCATATCTCGCCCCGACACCGATGATCAGCGCGAGACCGCCGATCAGTTCTACGATCAACACCAGATACGCCAGCCACCCCGGCAAGCCGAGATCTCCAAACGTCGTCACAACAACAGCCATCCCTTTTTGCAGCTTGGCTATGCCATGAATGAAAAACAAGATTCCCGTCCCGATCCGTAATAATGCAAACGCTTTTTCGTAAGCCATCTTATTTTATTCTCCCTCCCCTCCACCACTACCATATGCCCACTTGCAGACAATCAGTCTTGTGCTCTCCGGCGGGACAACAGTTCAAAGCTCTGGTGCTTACAACGAGGGCAGCCGCGTTTTTTCAATTGTTCTATCGTCACTATTTTTGCCTGTGCCCCTACCTGGATCGATCTTTTGCAACGCTTGCATTGATACTCACGCTTGGAAGGAGTCTCTTCGCCTGTGTACAGCGACTCCAGAAATGGATGCTTGATCGTCGGAGCCGTCAGCTCTGTGGTGGTGAGCACGATCATTTGTCCCTTGTTTCCAATCATTTGCGCCGCTTCGTATTCATTGAAATGACTGAGCACCTCTCGTACGGTCAAGCCTGCCAGCACGAACTCCCGTTGCATATTCAGCGTGAAATCAGGCGATTTATGCGCAAAGGACAAGAAGATGGACAGTCCTTTTTGCTTTTGCAGCCCACTGATTCCACGGGATAAAAACAAAGCCATTCCTTGCAGCGTATAAGGCGGATCGGTGAAAAAGCAATCGTACCCACCCTGCAGCTTCTTCGGCAGCGGCTGCCGCAAATCAGCCTGATGGCAGGCCACGGTCAATGCTTTTTGCTTGGACACATCCGTAATGTACTGGAGAAAACGTTCATCGATATCGACTACGTCAATTTGCCCTGGACGTTGCTGATTCCCCGGAAACAGGCGCTTGAGCAAAAGCCCCAGCGAGATGCTAACCAAATCATCATCC
This genomic stretch from Brevibacillus sp. DP1.3A harbors:
- a CDS encoding DoxX family protein, with protein sequence MAYEKAFALLRIGTGILFFIHGIAKLQKGMAVVVTTFGDLGLPGWLAYLVLIVELIGGLALIIGVGARYAAWGLAAIMAGAIVTVKWAKGFVGGYELNLILLLVTICVGLKR
- a CDS encoding bis-aminopropyl spermidine synthase family protein; translation: MKNYIEDTYKQVRLQEGQRVIEQFLLACYFHPGLPTKELARKVLLPVPVATAIKKELIKAGAVQQGSGVRCTAEGEAFIEQKLGFGGLDRELYEKLMRDDEAWKTELADLQAEMETIFAGRPQVDVQIDQSKCTVETSLRRAILCLRHQSLVGKKILCVGDDDLVSISLGLLLKRLFPGNQQRPGQIDVVDIDERFLQYITDVSKQKALTVACHQADLRQPLPKKLQGGYDCFFTDPPYTLQGMALFLSRGISGLQKQKGLSIFLSFAHKSPDFTLNMQREFVLAGLTVREVLSHFNEYEAAQMIGNKGQMIVLTTTELTAPTIKHPFLESLYTGEETPSKREYQCKRCKRSIQVGAQAKIVTIEQLKKRGCPRCKHQSFELLSRRRAQD